The following coding sequences are from one Methyloceanibacter stevinii window:
- a CDS encoding helix-turn-helix transcriptional regulator: protein MIECIQSTGLEVSLSKSDHKVGEDWTNTVPTGLWCGAMAQGAVATVSDRHGRQEWFDGPKNAICKILLDEEIDAQHLPLRDGTMLAAFVRVLPEALSETVGPEWLATIEMATPSARRIEGTIGSTLAWQMLGCPLSGAARRLYLTGKAMELVSVVLDACVRLDEAGQRGEGSSGLPSKDIRRLYEARAILIENLENPPTVPALARAVGLNARKLGMGFKELFGSSVYAFVKNRRLEHAHLLLQNGDVNVAQAAYACGYQPAHFSAAFRQRFGIPPSALMLGRKRPV, encoded by the coding sequence GTGATCGAGTGCATTCAATCCACTGGCCTGGAGGTCTCTCTATCGAAGAGCGACCACAAGGTGGGAGAAGACTGGACGAATACCGTCCCGACCGGCTTGTGGTGCGGGGCCATGGCCCAGGGCGCCGTGGCGACCGTCAGCGACCGGCACGGCCGGCAAGAATGGTTCGACGGACCAAAGAACGCGATCTGCAAAATTCTCCTCGATGAGGAAATCGATGCGCAGCATCTGCCGTTGCGTGACGGCACAATGCTCGCCGCCTTCGTGCGGGTTCTACCGGAAGCCCTGAGCGAGACCGTTGGCCCCGAATGGCTGGCCACGATCGAAATGGCGACGCCGTCGGCCCGGCGTATCGAAGGCACGATCGGTTCGACACTGGCTTGGCAGATGCTTGGCTGCCCGCTCAGCGGCGCGGCGCGGCGGCTGTATCTGACCGGTAAGGCCATGGAGCTGGTTTCCGTGGTCTTGGATGCCTGCGTCCGGCTGGACGAAGCCGGGCAGAGAGGCGAGGGGTCCAGCGGGCTGCCGTCCAAGGACATCAGGCGGCTCTACGAAGCCCGCGCCATCCTGATCGAGAATCTCGAGAACCCACCCACCGTTCCCGCGCTTGCCCGGGCGGTCGGACTAAATGCCCGAAAGCTCGGCATGGGCTTCAAGGAGCTTTTTGGTTCATCCGTATACGCCTTTGTGAAGAACCGCCGCCTCGAGCACGCCCATCTTCTTTTGCAGAACGGCGACGTCAACGTCGCCCAGGCGGCCTATGCATGCGGTTATCAGCCCGCGCACTTCTCCGCGGCGTTTCGGCAGCGGTTCGGGATACCGCCAAGCGCGCTGATGTTGGGCAGAAAGCGACCTGTCTGA